In the genome of Bradyrhizobium sp. CIAT3101, one region contains:
- a CDS encoding DUF2157 domain-containing protein has product MFDKTYRQRLEADLARWEADGVIAPAAAASIRNALPPLSPGINIAVVVAIVGGLLIAAAFLAFVAAHWTEIARLLRFAILLAGMVVAGGLGAWFAATGRIVLADLCASIGAIVFGAGIALVGQMYHLGDDFAGGMLLWSIGAFAAALLTGSRGALAVGLAAACIWTCMRVYDAPDALHLQFVVVWLIAAAVALAWNSRVAAHLVAVAVLPWWVATSLRFDFDGAQPSFLLANGAALLFGAGLAIAAAPSPRARQLGSVLSIYGAFSLAIVAFLEVTTVDDLFRLRTATMAAQPPWAIVCGVAGVILALASAAITKRVGEVLAACAIGLVLVAAPIWPASAAGEPWFAYAALLCAMLCLVVSGVLDDVRPRIVAGWLGIAGVIAAITWAVKGSLLRRSAFLAVAGIIAVVFATALNRALRRAER; this is encoded by the coding sequence ATGTTCGACAAGACCTATCGGCAGCGCCTCGAAGCCGATCTCGCCAGATGGGAGGCCGATGGCGTGATCGCGCCGGCGGCCGCCGCCTCCATTCGCAATGCGCTGCCGCCGCTTTCGCCGGGCATCAACATCGCGGTCGTCGTGGCCATCGTCGGCGGCCTGCTGATTGCAGCCGCATTCCTCGCCTTCGTCGCGGCGCACTGGACCGAGATCGCGCGGCTGTTGCGGTTCGCGATCCTGCTTGCCGGTATGGTCGTCGCCGGCGGCCTCGGGGCGTGGTTCGCCGCGACCGGGCGCATCGTTCTCGCCGACCTCTGCGCCAGCATCGGCGCGATCGTCTTCGGCGCCGGTATCGCGCTGGTCGGCCAGATGTATCATCTCGGCGACGATTTTGCCGGCGGCATGCTGTTGTGGTCGATCGGCGCATTTGCCGCGGCGCTGCTGACCGGCTCGCGCGGCGCGCTGGCGGTCGGACTCGCGGCCGCCTGCATCTGGACCTGCATGCGCGTCTATGATGCGCCGGACGCCCTCCATCTTCAGTTCGTGGTGGTCTGGCTCATCGCCGCCGCCGTCGCGCTCGCGTGGAATTCCCGCGTGGCTGCCCATCTCGTCGCGGTTGCGGTGCTTCCGTGGTGGGTCGCCACGTCGCTTCGCTTCGACTTCGACGGTGCCCAGCCGTCCTTCTTGCTGGCGAACGGCGCGGCCCTGCTGTTCGGCGCGGGGCTCGCGATCGCCGCGGCGCCGTCGCCGCGGGCGCGCCAGCTTGGATCTGTTCTGTCGATCTATGGCGCATTTTCGCTGGCTATCGTCGCCTTCCTGGAGGTGACGACGGTCGACGATCTCTTCCGCCTTCGGACGGCCACGATGGCGGCCCAGCCGCCGTGGGCGATCGTGTGCGGCGTCGCAGGTGTGATCCTTGCGCTCGCGTCCGCCGCGATCACAAAGCGCGTTGGCGAAGTCCTCGCAGCCTGTGCGATTGGCCTCGTGCTGGTCGCGGCCCCGATCTGGCCGGCATCCGCCGCCGGCGAGCCATGGTTCGCCTATGCCGCACTGCTCTGCGCCATGCTCTGTCTCGTCGTCTCCGGCGTGCTCGACGACGTTCGTCCGCGCATCGTCGCGGGTTGGCTCGGCATCGCCGGCGTCATCGCTGCGATCACCTGGGCGGTGAAGGGCTCGCTGCTGCGCCGCTCAGCCTTCCTGGCGGTGGCGGGCATCATCGCCGTCGTGTTCGCAACCGCGCTCAATCGCGCGCTGCGGAGGGCTGAACGATGA
- a CDS encoding efflux RND transporter periplasmic adaptor subunit produces the protein MDVPTSGNEPQGTQEAAGSPPENARSATRTPSIIVGAVAAIVVGLSIFYLLRPEPLLVQGEVDATRLDIAARVDGRVKEIPVERGQNVTANAILVRIDNPETLAKHDQVKAAKAVADAQLANVLVGTRVEVVAARKAEMDRAQAALVLAQKTFDRTRTLTEQGNAPQARLDQVTDALHETERALDQAKSAHEQAVNGYTKEERAIAKANVEKAEADIQSVQSIIDQLVVYAPVAAQIYQRNVEPGEYVSPGVPLVTLINLGDVWVHFDLREDLIKGLKVGDKFDVRIPALNDRNVTVEVKLIATKGEYASWRATRASGDFDLRTFSIRAYPVQPVPELRPGMSAYLDWRSRQ, from the coding sequence ATGGACGTGCCGACCTCTGGTAATGAGCCTCAGGGCACACAAGAGGCGGCAGGCAGCCCGCCCGAAAATGCGCGCTCGGCGACGCGCACGCCTTCGATCATTGTCGGTGCTGTTGCAGCAATCGTCGTCGGGCTTTCGATCTTCTATCTGCTGCGGCCGGAGCCGCTGCTGGTGCAGGGCGAGGTCGATGCCACGCGGCTCGACATCGCCGCGCGCGTTGATGGGCGGGTCAAGGAAATACCGGTCGAGCGCGGCCAGAATGTCACCGCGAATGCGATCCTCGTCCGCATAGACAATCCCGAGACGCTGGCCAAGCATGACCAGGTGAAGGCCGCAAAGGCCGTGGCGGACGCCCAGCTCGCAAACGTTCTCGTCGGAACGCGGGTCGAGGTCGTGGCCGCCCGCAAGGCGGAGATGGATCGCGCGCAGGCAGCTCTGGTCCTGGCGCAAAAGACCTTCGACCGCACCCGCACCTTGACCGAGCAGGGCAACGCACCGCAGGCCCGTCTCGATCAGGTCACCGATGCCTTGCATGAGACCGAGCGCGCGCTCGATCAGGCCAAATCCGCCCATGAGCAGGCGGTGAACGGCTACACGAAGGAAGAGCGCGCGATCGCCAAGGCCAATGTCGAGAAGGCGGAGGCCGATATCCAGAGCGTGCAGTCGATCATCGACCAGCTCGTGGTCTACGCGCCTGTCGCGGCGCAGATTTATCAGCGCAACGTCGAGCCAGGCGAATACGTTTCGCCGGGCGTGCCGCTGGTGACCCTGATCAATCTGGGTGACGTCTGGGTCCATTTCGACCTTCGCGAGGATCTGATCAAGGGGCTGAAGGTCGGCGACAAGTTCGATGTTCGCATTCCAGCGCTCAACGACCGCAACGTCACCGTCGAGGTCAAGCTGATCGCCACCAAGGGCGAATATGCGAGCTGGCGGGCGACGCGCGCTTCGGGCGATTTCGACTTGCGAACGTTTTCGATCCGCGCCTACCCGGTGCAACCGGTGCCGGAGCTGCGGCCGGGCATGAGCGCCTATCTCGACTGGCGGTCGCGGCAATGA
- a CDS encoding GDYXXLXY domain-containing protein, with translation MIKFAALWQRIPKAVLFGAAILLQCALLVLMVVDRVRILREGREVTLQTRPVDPRDLLRGDYVVLGYDISQLPAGALAGQPTAERNPVVFVKLAPDANGLYQAVSVHAEPVTVAAPEVLIRGRVSYSCGSTSRIFCDKLTIRYGLESYFVPEGEGRKLEQARNQQKLRVVAAVLPSGRAAIKRLLLDGEPIYEEPWY, from the coding sequence ATGATCAAGTTCGCCGCGCTGTGGCAACGTATCCCGAAGGCCGTGCTGTTCGGTGCCGCCATCCTGCTTCAATGCGCGCTGCTGGTTCTGATGGTTGTCGACCGCGTGCGGATCCTGCGCGAAGGCCGTGAGGTGACCTTGCAGACCCGGCCGGTCGATCCTCGCGATCTCCTGCGCGGCGACTATGTCGTGCTCGGCTACGATATCTCGCAACTGCCGGCGGGTGCGCTCGCCGGCCAGCCGACCGCCGAACGCAATCCCGTCGTGTTCGTCAAGCTCGCGCCGGATGCCAACGGCCTCTACCAGGCCGTTTCCGTGCATGCCGAGCCTGTGACGGTTGCGGCGCCCGAAGTCCTGATCCGGGGCCGCGTCAGCTATTCCTGCGGTTCGACCAGCCGTATCTTCTGCGACAAGCTGACGATCAGGTACGGCCTCGAAAGCTATTTCGTGCCGGAAGGCGAGGGCAGGAAGCTCGAGCAGGCCCGTAACCAGCAGAAGCTGCGCGTCGTCGCCGCCGTGCTGCCCTCGGGCCGCGCGGCCATCAAGCGGCTGCTGCTCGACGGCGAGCCGATCTATGAGGAGCCGTGGTACTAG